One Sporosarcina sp. FSL W8-0480 genomic window, TCTTCTTTTTGCTGTTCAAGAAGCCAATTTAGCAATTTCTCTCGCGTCCAAAGTGCATCTGCAGGAATTTCATATTTCTTTGCATCTAATGCAAGCAAAGCAAAAACGACTCCATTTACGCCTTGACTTGTCATCCGTGCATTAGAATAGATTTTCTCGATGAAGTTGTATCCGGCAATATTCTTTGGATCTTTACCAATTGCAGTTACCGCTAAGGCAATGCGCTCATAATCTGTAACTTTTCTAAATTCGCCTTTATTCTCTTTCACATAATCGATCAACGATGTATAATACGACTCGCTAACGTTGTTATTCGAACGTGCAAGCGCAAGAACATCCCAATCATTGAAGTCATCGTAAATAGTGAAATCACGATTTTTATTGATCCACTTTACTGCCTCTTCAATCGATTTACGAGTTACGGTATCTTCCTTTTTAGGTGTCTCAGGTATTACCACCGGACCCGGTGCATAACTCGAACCCAAATCTTTTCCAAGATCCGTTGTGTACTGCCAACGAATAACATCGCCATTCTTCAGCGTATAATTCCCTGCACTATAATCTGGGAATGTTCCGTTAACGGAATACATCCAGCCACTTAACGGGCCATTATCAAACTCTCCTAATCCATCTATGGATTTAACATAGAGTTCCGCACCTGACCCTGTATACTCGATTGAGATTCCTTTTTCATCAACCAATCTTTTTAATAACGTAAAGGCAGTATCACCACTTTGAAGCATAATGCTCAACGGTGTAATAATATCCCCTTGCCCTATCGATCGTTTCTCTACGGATAGTGTAACAACGTCTTCTGAAGGTGGTGGTAAGGAAGGTTCCTCTTCAATGATAATCTTTTTTGATTGGCGCAAAAGCCTTGGATAGCTGCCTTCAATATCTTTTGTTACTTTTATTTCGTATGATCCGACTTTCGCCTTTTCACCAGGAATGCGGACAATTCCATTTTCATCTGTCTTAAACGTTTCACCATTGAAAGTGACATCGGCATTTTTAATCTTTGTTTTAACATTTTCTTCTTTTACATCGAAGTACTCATCGATAACATTGTATGTCGATTCAACTGTAATCAGGATATCTTCATTTTCAATTAGTTGGGGTGCAATCGTCACTGTCGGACGGAGTGTAAGGTCTTCCACATCTTCAATATAACCTTCGTAAATATCACCCACGTTACCATAAAACCATACAATTGTATCGCCATCTTTTAATACATAATCTCCCGCACCAACATTGGGATACTCGCTATTGACCATGTACTGCCAACCATCCCATGTACCGAATGTTGCTTGTTCTTCATCATTTATCGATGCAATATAATCGCCATATGCATCGTAAGAAACACCTGCTTCGTCAAGTGCCTGAGTTGTTGCTTCAAAAGCCGTTGCATCTTTGTTGAATGTCTTAATAGTCATTGTTTGTTCAGGATAAAGCGTGTCGTTTATCCCTTCAATTCGCATCGTAACAGTCGTTGTTCTGTCCAATACATTCTTACGGTATTCTTTTAAACCAACAAAAATCGATTCCTTTTTATCAACAGTAGCTAAAGCAAGCAATGCTTGTTCCGTAGCCATTCCAATAGCACCGGCCATGTTTTTCTGCCACCAGAAGGAACCATCATCTTGCTGATACGTTTCGATGAATTGCTCAACTACATTTTCGCCATCTTTTGACCACTTTTCGCTATACAAATCTTCACCGACTGCAGCAAGTCCCATTAAAGCAGCGGCTATACTATTCGCATTCGCACCCCAGCCATCGGAAATTTCGCCCTTCTCCTTGAAACCTTTGTTAACGGTCTCAACCGACAATTCAATTGCAGTTTTTACATCTTGACGATCATTCATATACGGTGCTAAGGCTGTTAAGACCCAACCATTAGAGTCCACCCCGCCAAAAGTGCCATTTTTTTGTTGCGATAATAAAAATTCAATATGTTTTTCCCGATTATAATCGGCTTCCATGAGGTCAAGAGCAATCATCGCCCACGGTTCACCCCAAATGGTAAAGAACGAACCATTCTCTTTTTGCTTATCAATCAAATCCTGAACAACATCGCGCTTACCAAATTGATGTGGATCTTTACCTAACAAGATTGAACCGATAATCGCTCCAGCATCCTCATTTGATGTTCCATTCTTGTTATCAATTCCTTTGGACCAATAAGAAGAAGACTCCCAAGGTGAACCATTCTCTTTCCAAGGAACATCGTTCTTTAAATCGGTATCTGCCCCCCATAGTGCAGAGAAAAACCAATAATCACTGTGAGAGGAGCTTTTCGAGAAGTCAGGTAAGTTGCCGTAATAGTACTCCTTTGTCTTATGTATGGATTGCTTCACTTTTTCATCTGTCGAAATCGCTGTATCATCTGATTCCGACGGTACCTCTGTAGTTGACTCAACAGTCTCATCTGTCAATTCGTTAAGTAATTCTGTCGACCCATCGTTTCCAGCAGCAACTATTTGCATTGGAGACAACAGTGAACCAACCATTATGAATACCAAAAATAACGGGAACAAGCCTTTCAATTTCAAATTTAATTTATTCAAATCATCGCACTCCCAATTAAAATTATTTTGTAGACAAATCCCTTACCTCAAACCCTCCCTATTCACAAATAAAAACCCTTACCTCCGAGAACAGAAGTAAGGGCTCATGTATGGTAGTTAATAGATTGACAGACTACAAATCAAATAAACACTACACAATGCCACCTTTTTCCCGGAAGGTATTTCGCATTTATATCTTGGCAAGTCTCCTGACTCATGGGCTTGTATCGTCACCTCTGCCTTCCCAGTTTTTCAACCAGTGGCTATTATAGAAGTCACTTCCCATTTACAGTGGCCGGACCGTTTAGGATTTTCACCTAATTCCTTTTTAAGCTTTACAATTGATATGTAAAGCACCAAAATATACTCTATTCAGTTATTTGAAACCATATTCATTGTAAAGTAGTTTAGTAGTTTGTGCAATGGATTTCAAAAAAACAGCGCAAGATCAATAGATCCGCGCTGATAACTTCTATTCACTTCGAATCTGCCCGATATAA contains:
- a CDS encoding DUF4430 domain-containing protein, coding for MNKLNLKLKGLFPLFLVFIMVGSLLSPMQIVAAGNDGSTELLNELTDETVESTTEVPSESDDTAISTDEKVKQSIHKTKEYYYGNLPDFSKSSSHSDYWFFSALWGADTDLKNDVPWKENGSPWESSSYWSKGIDNKNGTSNEDAGAIIGSILLGKDPHQFGKRDVVQDLIDKQKENGSFFTIWGEPWAMIALDLMEADYNREKHIEFLLSQQKNGTFGGVDSNGWVLTALAPYMNDRQDVKTAIELSVETVNKGFKEKGEISDGWGANANSIAAALMGLAAVGEDLYSEKWSKDGENVVEQFIETYQQDDGSFWWQKNMAGAIGMATEQALLALATVDKKESIFVGLKEYRKNVLDRTTTVTMRIEGINDTLYPEQTMTIKTFNKDATAFEATTQALDEAGVSYDAYGDYIASINDEEQATFGTWDGWQYMVNSEYPNVGAGDYVLKDGDTIVWFYGNVGDIYEGYIEDVEDLTLRPTVTIAPQLIENEDILITVESTYNVIDEYFDVKEENVKTKIKNADVTFNGETFKTDENGIVRIPGEKAKVGSYEIKVTKDIEGSYPRLLRQSKKIIIEEEPSLPPPSEDVVTLSVEKRSIGQGDIITPLSIMLQSGDTAFTLLKRLVDEKGISIEYTGSGAELYVKSIDGLGEFDNGPLSGWMYSVNGTFPDYSAGNYTLKNGDVIRWQYTTDLGKDLGSSYAPGPVVIPETPKKEDTVTRKSIEEAVKWINKNRDFTIYDDFNDWDVLALARSNNNVSESYYTSLIDYVKENKGEFRKVTDYERIALAVTAIGKDPKNIAGYNFIEKIYSNARMTSQGVNGVVFALLALDAKKYEIPADALWTREKLLNWLLEQQKEDGGFPLASGASSDIDITAMALQALANYQDKKEVKLATDKALNWLSRQQQATGGFESAGTVNSESISQVIIALTSLGIDLDDKRFTKDKGDLRTALQSFINKDGGISHTIGDESNYLATQQGLLALIAIDRFNEGKKGLYVMTDVAISKPTVSFKDVALNSFGQEEIHKLVEAEIIKGYPNGMFKPGEAVTRGQSAILLMRALNLDIPKTMVPFKDVPKSSAFYEAAQATKAANIFKGDGTGTVFGGSDVLTRQQMASILVRAFNLKGTDAVVNLNDLNLVSDAHRSDVEILFQNGITVGTNDGAFKPGSSVTRAEFAVFLHRAMNNAKK